One Macadamia integrifolia cultivar HAES 741 unplaced genomic scaffold, SCU_Mint_v3 scaffold373, whole genome shotgun sequence DNA window includes the following coding sequences:
- the LOC122068334 gene encoding uncharacterized protein LOC122068334 isoform X1, with product MFDSTVLQFPLNLGETLVRSTQTAGRNCVSEDQFDLVNEFRSCNSKIEVNYSCGETGSPSSCNKSSSTYPYRVQLEQDVQILQERLREEMELRAVLENAVEHGSVTSSNLSYLPPDVCYFSISPPFFFTLSLSLFFFFFCVCVCV from the exons ATGTTTGACTCGACTGTTTTGCAATTCCCCTTGAACTT AGGGGAGACTCTGGTTAGAAGTACACAGACTGCTGGGAGAAATTGTGTTTCTGAAGATCAGTTTGATCTTGTGAACGAATTTAGGAGTTGCAACTCCAAAATAGAG GTGAACTACTCTTGTGGGGAAACTGGAAGCCCTAGTTCATGCAATAAAAGCAGTAGTACCTATCCTTACAGAGTCCAACTTGAACAGGAC GTTCAGATATTGCAAGAACGCCTACGGGAAGAGATGGAACTGCGTGCTGTCCTGGAAAATGCCGTTGAGCATGGTTCTGTGACATCATCTAATCTTTCGTATCTCCCACCTGACGTATGTTACTTTTCcatttctcctccctttttctttactctctctctctctctcttcttcttcttcttttgtgtgtgtgtgtgtgtgtga
- the LOC122068334 gene encoding uncharacterized protein LOC122068334 isoform X2 translates to MFDSTVLQFPLNLGETLVRSTQTAGRNCVSEDQFDLVNEFRSCNSKIEVNYSCGETGSPSSCNKSSSTYPYRVQLEQDILQERLREEMELRAVLENAVEHGSVTSSNLSYLPPDVCYFSISPPFFFTLSLSLFFFFFCVCVCV, encoded by the exons ATGTTTGACTCGACTGTTTTGCAATTCCCCTTGAACTT AGGGGAGACTCTGGTTAGAAGTACACAGACTGCTGGGAGAAATTGTGTTTCTGAAGATCAGTTTGATCTTGTGAACGAATTTAGGAGTTGCAACTCCAAAATAGAG GTGAACTACTCTTGTGGGGAAACTGGAAGCCCTAGTTCATGCAATAAAAGCAGTAGTACCTATCCTTACAGAGTCCAACTTGAACAGGAC ATATTGCAAGAACGCCTACGGGAAGAGATGGAACTGCGTGCTGTCCTGGAAAATGCCGTTGAGCATGGTTCTGTGACATCATCTAATCTTTCGTATCTCCCACCTGACGTATGTTACTTTTCcatttctcctccctttttctttactctctctctctctctcttcttcttcttcttttgtgtgtgtgtgtgtgtgtga